From a single Adhaeribacter swui genomic region:
- a CDS encoding dihydrofolate reductase has translation MIASVFAMSENRVIGKNNQLPWHLPADLKFFKNLTTGHPIIMGRKTFESIGKPLPNRTSIIITRQPEYHQPGCLVVNNVSSAITKAQQINSDVFIIGGAEILQQALPYIDTMFLTLIHENFAGDTFYPEINPKEWQEVSRQDFTADEKNKYNYSFIQLKRS, from the coding sequence ATGATTGCTTCTGTATTTGCAATGTCGGAGAACCGGGTAATTGGCAAAAACAACCAATTACCCTGGCATTTGCCCGCCGATTTAAAATTTTTTAAAAATTTAACGACGGGCCACCCCATCATCATGGGTCGAAAAACCTTTGAGTCCATCGGCAAGCCTTTACCAAATCGCACCAGCATTATTATAACGCGCCAGCCGGAATATCACCAACCCGGTTGCCTGGTTGTAAATAATGTTAGCAGTGCCATTACAAAAGCCCAGCAAATTAATTCGGATGTATTTATTATTGGCGGCGCCGAAATACTGCAGCAGGCCTTGCCATACATCGACACCATGTTTCTAACCTTGATTCACGAAAATTTTGCGGGTGATACTTTTTACCCGGAAATAAACCCGAAGGAATGGCAAGAAGTAAGCCGCCAGGATTTTACCGCCGACGAGAAAAATAAATACAATTACAGCTTTATTCAACTAAAACGAAGCTAA
- a CDS encoding ABC transporter permease: MNISRYISSKIGAAGGDSFTSSVTKIAIISIAVGLAIMIVSFAILQGFRNEIQRKIFSFGAHLQISKYDTNNSFERKPISANKVVKNLKGIPEIKHYQPFAFKTAIIKTDDEVYGVILKGIDKDYDFKPMQQNLVGGKVITFSDTAASNDIMISSQVASKLRIKLGDKVSFFFIQNPPRARRFTVKGIFKTGLEEFDQVYVLADMQHIRDLNKWNDTLVTGYEIMLKDFNKIDTVATTVFNRMNYDLQLEKVTDQYAQLFDWMKLLNQNVIIFLILIIFVATFNMVSSVFIMILERTNMIGLLKALGATDPQIRKVFFYKGVQLTLRGLVYGNLIGLGFCAFQYFTKAIPLDPENYYMDTVPIAWNPGIIIILNLVTLGLTMLAIMIPTYMIAKIKPVTAIKFD; this comes from the coding sequence GTGAATATTTCGAGATATATATCCAGTAAAATAGGTGCAGCCGGAGGTGATTCTTTTACCTCCTCGGTTACTAAAATTGCCATTATCAGCATTGCCGTGGGTTTGGCCATCATGATTGTTTCCTTTGCCATTCTGCAAGGTTTCCGCAACGAAATACAACGTAAAATTTTTTCCTTCGGGGCGCACCTGCAAATCAGTAAATACGACACCAACAATTCCTTCGAACGCAAACCCATTAGCGCCAATAAGGTGGTGAAAAACTTAAAAGGAATTCCGGAAATCAAACATTACCAGCCTTTTGCTTTTAAAACCGCTATTATTAAAACCGACGATGAGGTATACGGGGTTATTTTAAAAGGAATCGATAAAGATTATGATTTTAAACCCATGCAACAGAACCTGGTGGGTGGTAAAGTAATTACTTTTTCGGATACTGCGGCCTCTAACGATATCATGATCAGTAGTCAGGTTGCCAGCAAATTACGAATCAAATTGGGCGATAAGGTTAGTTTCTTTTTTATTCAGAACCCGCCCCGGGCGCGGCGGTTTACGGTAAAAGGAATTTTTAAAACCGGCCTGGAAGAGTTCGACCAGGTTTACGTTTTAGCCGACATGCAGCATATCCGGGATTTAAATAAGTGGAATGATACCTTAGTAACAGGCTACGAAATTATGTTGAAGGATTTTAACAAAATTGATACGGTAGCCACCACCGTTTTTAACCGCATGAATTATGATTTGCAACTGGAAAAAGTAACCGATCAGTACGCCCAGTTATTTGACTGGATGAAACTGCTGAACCAGAACGTGATCATTTTTTTAATTCTGATTATTTTTGTGGCCACTTTTAACATGGTTTCGTCGGTGTTTATCATGATTCTGGAGCGCACCAACATGATTGGTTTACTAAAAGCCCTTGGCGCCACCGACCCGCAAATCCGGAAAGTATTTTTTTACAAAGGGGTACAGTTAACTTTGCGCGGTTTGGTGTATGGCAATTTAATTGGCCTGGGTTTTTGCGCGTTTCAGTATTTTACCAAAGCTATTCCCCTCGATCCCGAAAACTACTACATGGATACTGTACCCATTGCCTGGAACCCGGGCATTATCATTATCTTGAACTTAGTTACCCTGGGGCTTACCATGCTAGCCATTATGATCCCCACGTACATGATTGCCAAAATTAAACCCGTAACTGCTATTAAGTTTGATTGA
- a CDS encoding putative type IX sorting system protein PorV2: protein MQKKILSILLFLIFLLPLTALSQISAPKYSNEFLNIGVGGRALGMGNVQVGFVSDATAGYWNPAGLLQLPHKYNVSLMHSELFAGIVKNDFGAFALPLDSSSALGFSITRSGVDDIADTRRLKNHEYGYYQYDSIRFFSVADYAFLVSYARKSNLIKGLQLGANAKIIYRNVGAFATAWGFGLDAGAQLQYKKWQFGVMARDITTTFNAWSHNPDEMRYSQLLVDSTATLPKNTIEITLPRLILGAARTIDLPKNLGLLVAADVDFTFDGKRNVLVKTPVFSLDPKIALELNYNHLVFIRAGMNNLQQIKEFNNQKSWQFQPNFGVGIATNGLQLDLALSKVADNVEVSSIIVSLGYAFDK from the coding sequence TACTATTTTTAATTTTTTTACTTCCACTTACTGCATTAAGCCAGATTTCGGCGCCTAAATACAGCAACGAATTTTTAAACATTGGTGTAGGAGGGCGGGCCCTGGGTATGGGCAACGTGCAGGTGGGTTTTGTAAGCGATGCTACCGCCGGTTACTGGAACCCGGCCGGTTTGCTGCAATTGCCGCATAAATACAACGTTAGCTTAATGCATTCCGAGCTGTTTGCAGGTATTGTTAAAAACGATTTTGGGGCGTTTGCCCTGCCTCTGGATTCCAGCAGTGCACTGGGTTTTTCCATTACCCGCTCCGGCGTGGACGATATTGCTGATACCCGTCGCTTAAAAAATCACGAATACGGCTATTACCAGTACGACAGCATCCGTTTTTTCTCGGTAGCCGATTACGCCTTTTTAGTTTCGTACGCTCGCAAGAGTAATTTAATTAAAGGTTTGCAATTAGGCGCTAACGCTAAAATTATTTACCGCAACGTGGGGGCTTTTGCTACAGCCTGGGGCTTTGGCTTAGATGCCGGGGCGCAATTACAGTACAAAAAATGGCAGTTCGGAGTAATGGCCCGCGACATAACCACTACTTTTAATGCCTGGAGCCACAACCCCGATGAAATGCGCTACTCGCAGCTTTTGGTAGATTCTACGGCTACTTTGCCCAAAAATACTATTGAAATCACTTTACCCCGCCTGATACTCGGGGCTGCCCGAACGATAGACTTGCCCAAGAATTTAGGTTTGTTAGTTGCTGCCGATGTAGATTTTACTTTTGATGGCAAACGTAATGTGTTAGTCAAAACCCCGGTTTTTTCCCTCGATCCGAAAATTGCTTTGGAGCTAAACTACAACCACCTGGTATTTATCCGGGCCGGGATGAATAATTTGCAACAGATAAAAGAATTTAATAATCAAAAATCCTGGCAGTTTCAACCAAACTTTGGAGTAGGTATTGCCACCAACGGCTTGCAATTAGATTTGGCTTTGTCGAAAGTAGCCGATAATGTCGAAGTTTCTTCAATTATTGTTTCGTTGGGTTATGCTTTTGATAAATAG
- a CDS encoding YsnF/AvaK domain-containing protein, whose product MDEIRNNNWRNETDKTVHSIPVIEETIKLDKKVVETGKVRITKKVNEEEALVEAALLQEHVQVDRVPINQYIDAAPAIRYEGDVMVIPVVQEVVVIEKRLMLVEEIRVQKQQTETKVSETVTLRKEEVNIERTTTDFKSNDLT is encoded by the coding sequence ATGGACGAAATCCGGAACAATAACTGGCGGAATGAAACAGACAAAACGGTTCATTCTATTCCGGTAATTGAGGAAACAATAAAGCTTGACAAGAAAGTAGTAGAAACCGGCAAAGTACGAATTACTAAAAAAGTAAACGAGGAAGAAGCCTTGGTAGAAGCTGCTTTATTGCAAGAACACGTACAGGTAGACCGGGTACCCATTAACCAATACATCGATGCTGCCCCCGCGATACGTTACGAAGGCGATGTAATGGTAATACCGGTGGTGCAAGAAGTAGTAGTAATTGAAAAACGCCTCATGTTGGTGGAAGAAATACGGGTGCAAAAACAGCAAACAGAAACCAAAGTATCAGAAACGGTAACGCTCCGGAAAGAAGAAGTAAATATTGAAAGAACAACAACGGATTTTAAAAGCAACGATTTGACGTAA
- the porU2 gene encoding putative type IX secretion system sortase PorU2, translated as MVLFSTFFKKSVFFTTIGLLWVLVAHGQVPVGNEWINFSQTYYKINVSKTGIYRLDHTYLNNAGLGGVNPQNLQLWRRGQEVAVHVAGEADGKINPGDYLEFYGERNDGRLDREVYKNPQHHSNPYFSLYTDTAAYFLTVAPSPGKRMPIVDLPNTNLTPENWHKAERLKLYTQEYQGGAFYGENQMSWGDASEGYGDMWFGTIGSGARARIKDFEVDSLLNLEPSGTPPTIELVLEGVLRDPHNVTIAVVTPAGSVRNLEEDIVFGPAAGIHKIYTLQPGDISPAGKLKIRFTVNPKGVADIVRVRYLKVQYAHKNLFSDQRLTLLPPDSVKATSSYVVFQKSTTQNLNAYEITNPYSTRKIVVNNQANQAGFVSPEPNNRQQKYFLLADNNFLIPTPAKKIIFRNLANSRANYIILYHRRLRKPAATYPDPVKAYADYRASTPGGKHDTLSLEIQQIYDQFHYGEKSAMAVRQLVQYLSNQGKPEYMLLLGQALLADYENFGRSRTAPSPAAIQRDMVPTGYPASDIFLTSDWDKDVYFPKIATGRVVAQTPDELAAYFDKVKEHEALPNNLDWRKNILHLGGGDTEQLKSYIQSALTRWKNMAEKTYLGAKVKSIYRLNNTAGVERLNVSADINAGLGLVTFFGHSSPTNNDIDIGLVTDPVNGYNNTGKYPMMIMNGCATGNPFLDNTFGVNWLLAPQKGIILYLANTSIGYANLLQIYSEKFYEVAFTDSTFYGKSVGHIQQEVIKRFLNVAQSPNATAQAMQMLLQGDPALRFFAPPKPDYVVQENGPFLQPFNNERLTAASDSFTIAIPVKNLGKALTDSFYVSVTRNNATVIDSVMFPAVYNQDTLFFKFVDKTGHFSGVNRFTIVLDHLNQVSEMDETNNTYTFEYYFPANTVQALYPPEYAIVPENTVKLVGQSLQEQTRTQDYYFELDTSPEFNSSRKQSTTISGAGALPIWRVSLPPSQAPEDSVVYYWRFRTSELAPGQDSIVWGTSSFRYIPGSPRGWSQSQPAQLDRAMRNGIAFEPSSQKWEFTPNFKNLNLRASGGKLTSAFPPNGIFIDDRIRFDGSCGLGQPNVLAVVFNDKTLEQHLMPSDLGAVLCGSPPKSMYHFGNINNATNQENLRRFLQAVPVGYYVALISVNNVAFSTFSPALKEAFHQVGSRLIDSLQTGYPFALLGRKGQAVGSAQEATYLRSNATEAALQVAELNTNMQSRGVQGQITSTFVGPATAWRKVNCAVKKNGAGPDRFALTVRAYNEQRNRDTLLYNNITVKELDLSKLSASRYPYLRLQLTVSDTLDRTAPQLNQWLVLYEGTPEGVVRVDTLGSDKYKDLGVQAASGSISTSFVFQNISDYNFPDSLVARFTLQGTNGFTRDIKVKPLAKGEATAIPVTFATRNLSGKYILRLFVNPYLQPELNYINNVFEIPFTVGTNTPPLLDVAFDGQHILDGDIVSPNPQITVLVKDEDKYSFIKDTEGMEMLLLRPNSANYEQINLSGSNVKVFPADKKSDFRVEYRPENLENGIYKLRVQARDASNNQAGFEPYEISFNVINESTITNFYPYPNPLSSKTRFVFTVTGTEVPQNLKVQILTVTGKVIREITKEELGPIKIGNNTSEYAWDGTDEFGDKLANGVYLYRVAMDTDLFSHRKTAADKSFKKGYGKLYILR; from the coding sequence ATGGTTCTATTTTCTACATTTTTTAAAAAATCCGTTTTCTTTACCACCATTGGTTTGCTTTGGGTGCTGGTAGCCCATGGCCAGGTGCCGGTGGGTAACGAGTGGATTAATTTCTCGCAAACGTATTATAAAATAAACGTTAGCAAAACGGGTATTTACCGCTTAGATCATACGTATTTGAATAATGCTGGTCTGGGGGGAGTAAATCCGCAAAATCTGCAATTATGGCGACGGGGCCAGGAAGTAGCTGTACACGTTGCCGGGGAAGCTGACGGAAAGATAAACCCCGGGGATTACCTGGAATTTTATGGCGAGCGCAACGATGGGCGATTAGACCGTGAAGTTTATAAAAATCCGCAGCACCATTCTAACCCTTACTTCAGCTTATACACCGATACCGCCGCATATTTTTTAACCGTAGCGCCCTCCCCGGGTAAACGCATGCCTATCGTGGATTTACCAAACACCAACTTAACTCCCGAAAACTGGCATAAAGCCGAACGATTAAAATTATATACCCAAGAGTACCAGGGCGGGGCTTTTTACGGCGAAAATCAGATGTCGTGGGGCGATGCCAGCGAAGGGTACGGTGATATGTGGTTCGGAACGATTGGAAGCGGAGCCAGGGCACGCATTAAAGATTTTGAAGTAGATTCTTTGCTCAACCTGGAACCCAGCGGTACTCCGCCTACCATCGAACTAGTACTGGAAGGAGTTTTGCGGGACCCGCATAATGTAACCATTGCGGTAGTTACGCCTGCCGGATCCGTGCGTAACCTGGAAGAGGATATTGTTTTTGGGCCAGCAGCCGGAATTCATAAGATATATACCTTGCAGCCCGGCGATATCTCACCGGCAGGTAAATTAAAAATCCGCTTTACTGTAAACCCCAAAGGTGTCGCCGATATCGTGCGGGTCAGGTATTTAAAAGTGCAATACGCCCATAAAAATTTATTCAGCGATCAACGCTTAACGTTATTACCCCCCGACTCCGTAAAAGCCACCTCTTCGTATGTTGTTTTTCAAAAAAGTACCACGCAAAACTTAAACGCTTACGAAATTACCAATCCATATAGTACTCGTAAAATAGTAGTAAACAATCAGGCAAACCAGGCTGGTTTTGTGAGCCCGGAACCTAATAATCGCCAACAAAAATATTTTTTACTGGCCGATAATAATTTTTTGATTCCGACCCCGGCCAAAAAAATCATTTTCCGGAATCTGGCTAACAGCCGGGCCAATTACATTATTTTGTATCATCGGCGATTAAGAAAACCAGCCGCAACTTACCCGGATCCGGTAAAAGCTTACGCTGACTACCGGGCCTCTACCCCCGGGGGCAAGCACGATACTTTGTCCTTAGAAATCCAGCAGATTTACGATCAGTTTCATTACGGCGAAAAGTCAGCGATGGCCGTGCGGCAACTGGTGCAATACCTAAGTAATCAAGGTAAACCCGAGTATATGCTGTTGCTGGGCCAGGCCCTACTGGCTGATTACGAAAATTTTGGCCGCTCCCGAACGGCTCCTTCTCCCGCGGCTATTCAGCGCGACATGGTACCTACCGGCTATCCTGCTTCCGATATATTTTTAACTTCGGACTGGGATAAAGATGTATACTTTCCCAAAATTGCGACGGGTAGAGTTGTAGCCCAAACGCCGGATGAATTGGCGGCTTATTTTGATAAAGTTAAAGAACACGAAGCTTTACCCAACAACCTGGACTGGCGAAAAAATATCTTGCATTTAGGTGGCGGCGATACCGAGCAGCTTAAATCTTACATTCAAAGTGCTTTAACCCGCTGGAAGAATATGGCAGAAAAAACGTATTTGGGCGCCAAGGTTAAAAGTATTTACCGGTTAAACAATACGGCCGGTGTAGAACGGTTAAACGTTAGCGCCGATATTAATGCAGGATTAGGTTTAGTTACTTTCTTCGGCCATTCTTCGCCCACCAACAACGATATAGATATTGGGCTGGTAACCGACCCGGTAAATGGCTATAATAATACCGGCAAATACCCCATGATGATTATGAACGGCTGCGCCACCGGTAACCCTTTTCTGGACAATACCTTTGGCGTAAATTGGTTATTAGCGCCCCAAAAAGGGATTATATTGTATTTGGCTAATACCAGCATCGGTTACGCTAATTTGCTGCAAATTTATTCCGAAAAGTTTTACGAAGTGGCTTTTACCGATTCTACTTTTTACGGCAAATCCGTGGGGCATATTCAGCAAGAAGTAATTAAGCGGTTTTTAAATGTGGCGCAAAGCCCTAATGCCACCGCCCAAGCCATGCAGATGCTGTTGCAAGGCGATCCGGCCTTACGGTTTTTTGCTCCACCTAAACCGGATTACGTAGTGCAGGAAAACGGGCCTTTTCTGCAGCCTTTCAACAACGAACGGCTTACCGCCGCCTCCGATTCTTTTACCATTGCCATACCGGTTAAAAACTTAGGCAAAGCCCTAACCGATTCCTTTTACGTTTCTGTTACCCGAAATAACGCCACCGTTATTGATTCGGTAATGTTTCCGGCGGTATATAACCAGGATACCTTATTTTTTAAATTTGTTGATAAAACGGGGCATTTCTCGGGAGTTAATCGGTTTACCATTGTGCTGGATCATCTAAACCAGGTTAGTGAAATGGATGAAACCAACAATACCTACACCTTTGAATATTACTTTCCGGCCAATACGGTGCAGGCACTTTATCCACCAGAATACGCCATTGTGCCGGAAAATACGGTTAAACTGGTAGGGCAATCGCTGCAAGAACAAACCCGTACCCAGGACTATTATTTTGAATTAGATACTTCTCCCGAATTTAATTCCAGTCGCAAGCAATCAACCACCATAAGTGGGGCTGGTGCTTTGCCCATCTGGCGGGTTTCTTTGCCGCCCAGCCAGGCGCCCGAAGATAGTGTGGTCTATTATTGGCGGTTCCGGACCAGTGAACTGGCACCGGGTCAGGATTCGATCGTGTGGGGTACCAGTTCCTTCCGGTATATTCCGGGTAGTCCCCGTGGGTGGTCGCAGAGTCAGCCGGCACAACTGGATCGGGCCATGCGTAACGGCATTGCCTTTGAACCAAGCAGTCAGAAATGGGAGTTTACGCCAAATTTTAAAAATTTAAATTTACGGGCCAGCGGCGGTAAGTTAACCAGCGCATTTCCCCCGAATGGTATTTTTATTGATGACCGCATCCGGTTTGATGGTAGTTGCGGGTTGGGGCAGCCGAACGTTTTGGCCGTGGTATTTAACGACAAAACGCTGGAGCAGCACCTCATGCCCAGTGATTTGGGAGCGGTTCTCTGCGGAAGTCCTCCTAAGTCGATGTACCACTTTGGTAATATTAATAATGCCACGAACCAGGAAAACCTACGCCGTTTTCTGCAGGCCGTGCCGGTAGGGTATTACGTAGCGCTTATTTCGGTAAACAACGTAGCGTTTTCAACCTTTTCGCCGGCCTTAAAAGAAGCTTTTCACCAGGTAGGCTCCCGTTTAATCGATAGTTTACAAACCGGTTATCCTTTTGCGCTCTTGGGGCGCAAAGGCCAGGCGGTGGGCTCGGCGCAGGAAGCTACCTACCTGCGCAGCAATGCTACCGAAGCAGCTTTGCAAGTGGCCGAATTAAATACCAACATGCAATCCCGGGGAGTGCAGGGTCAGATAACATCTACTTTTGTGGGACCGGCTACCGCGTGGCGCAAAGTAAATTGTGCCGTGAAAAAAAATGGAGCCGGCCCTGACCGTTTTGCTTTAACCGTGCGCGCCTACAACGAACAACGGAACCGGGATACGCTACTTTACAATAATATAACGGTAAAAGAATTAGATTTATCTAAATTGTCGGCTAGCCGGTATCCATATCTCCGGCTGCAATTAACCGTTTCGGATACTTTAGACCGGACCGCCCCGCAACTTAATCAATGGTTGGTTTTATACGAAGGCACCCCCGAAGGAGTCGTGCGCGTAGATACTTTAGGCTCGGACAAGTACAAGGATTTAGGCGTTCAGGCAGCTTCGGGCAGCATCAGCACCAGCTTTGTTTTTCAGAATATTTCGGATTATAACTTTCCGGATTCTTTGGTGGCCCGGTTTACTTTACAAGGTACCAATGGCTTTACCCGGGATATTAAAGTAAAGCCGCTGGCCAAAGGAGAAGCCACGGCAATCCCGGTTACGTTTGCTACCCGTAATTTAAGCGGGAAGTACATTTTGCGCTTGTTTGTAAACCCTTACCTGCAACCCGAATTAAATTATATCAATAACGTTTTTGAAATACCTTTTACGGTGGGCACCAATACCCCGCCATTGCTAGATGTAGCTTTTGATGGGCAACATATCCTGGATGGCGACATTGTATCGCCCAACCCACAAATAACGGTTTTGGTAAAAGATGAAGACAAGTACTCGTTTATAAAAGATACTGAGGGTATGGAGATGCTCTTGCTGCGGCCAAACAGCGCCAACTACGAGCAAATAAACTTAAGCGGCAGCAACGTAAAAGTATTTCCGGCAGATAAGAAAAGTGATTTTCGGGTGGAGTACCGGCCGGAAAACCTGGAAAACGGAATTTATAAACTGCGGGTTCAGGCGCGGGATGCCAGTAACAACCAGGCTGGTTTTGAGCCTTACGAAATCAGTTTTAATGTAATTAACGAATCCACCATTACTAATTTTTATCCTTATCCAAATCCTTTATCTAGTAAAACCCGGTTTGTATTTACGGTTACCGGCACCGAAGTTCCGCAAAATTTAAAGGTGCAGATATTAACGGTTACGGGTAAAGTTATCCGGGAAATTACCAAAGAAGAATTAGGCCCGATAAAGATCGGCAATAATACCAGCGAATACGCCTGGGATGGCACCGATGAATTTGGCGATAAACTGGCTAATGGCGTTTATTTGTACCGGGTAGCAATGGATACAGATTTGTTCTCGCACCGCAAAACGGCCGCCGATAAATCGTTTAAGAAGGGCTACGGTAAATTGTATATTTTGCGTTAA
- the fmt gene encoding methionyl-tRNA formyltransferase gives MAQELRIIFMGTPDFAVPTLQKLIENKYPVVAVITAPDKPAGRGLKLTPSPVKEYAVSQNIPVLQPTNLKSEAFIQELRSYQANLQIIVAFRMLPEVVWSMPAIGTFNIHGSLLPDYRGAAPINWALINGEKETGVTSFFLRHQIDTGDILLQEKISIADDDDFGSLYEKLKHLGADLALKTVQAIENNQVQPLPQPKHAELKEAPKISKEFCEINWQQSAVQIHNFIRGLAPYPGAWTKVNNKILKIYRSVVLPEAPTTHEQPQPGTLQTDNKTYLHFATTQGTLKVIDLQLEGKKRMSTEELLRGYKF, from the coding sequence ATGGCTCAGGAACTTAGAATTATATTTATGGGTACTCCAGATTTTGCCGTACCTACTTTGCAAAAGCTAATCGAAAATAAGTACCCAGTGGTAGCGGTAATTACCGCCCCCGATAAACCCGCCGGCCGGGGTTTAAAGTTAACGCCTTCGCCGGTGAAAGAATATGCAGTTAGCCAGAATATTCCGGTACTGCAGCCTACTAATCTAAAATCCGAAGCCTTTATTCAGGAACTACGCAGCTACCAGGCTAACCTGCAAATAATTGTGGCCTTTCGAATGCTGCCCGAGGTAGTTTGGAGCATGCCGGCCATTGGCACGTTTAATATTCACGGTTCGTTGCTACCCGATTACCGCGGCGCCGCCCCCATAAATTGGGCTTTGATTAACGGTGAAAAAGAAACCGGCGTCACCTCGTTTTTTCTGCGGCACCAAATTGATACCGGCGATATTTTGTTGCAGGAAAAAATAAGTATTGCGGATGATGATGATTTTGGCTCGCTGTACGAAAAGCTGAAACACTTGGGCGCAGATTTAGCTTTAAAAACGGTGCAAGCCATCGAAAACAACCAGGTACAGCCGCTACCGCAACCCAAGCACGCCGAGCTAAAAGAAGCGCCTAAAATTTCGAAAGAATTTTGTGAGATCAACTGGCAGCAATCCGCGGTTCAAATCCACAACTTTATCCGGGGTTTAGCGCCTTATCCGGGCGCCTGGACCAAGGTAAATAACAAAATTTTAAAAATTTACCGTTCCGTAGTTTTGCCCGAGGCACCTACTACCCACGAGCAACCCCAGCCCGGCACCTTACAAACCGATAATAAAACTTATTTACATTTTGCCACCACCCAAGGAACTTTAAAAGTAATTGATCTGCAACTGGAAGGTAAAAAACGGATGAGCACAGAAGAGTTGCTGCGCGGGTATAAGTTTTGA
- a CDS encoding YsnF/AvaK domain-containing protein: MSQTVIGIFDNASEAQQALQHLMNAGISQDRIDISTPGTASVTTTNDYNTSSTYNNDDDDSVSRFFRNLFGSDDDDTVRTYSEVGRRGSILTVHANSATEADEAARILDQYGAVDVDERASQYRSGNYNTDTNFNTADTTNSTAIPIIEEELQVGKRVVETGGARIRSRIIERPVEESVRLRVEHVRVERNPVNRPATEADLANFREGEIELREQAEVPVVGKEARVVEEVRLGKDVEERQETIHETVRRTDVEVENLSGDVDSTTTHTNRTTNNLDMDRNPNL, translated from the coding sequence ATGTCACAAACAGTAATAGGAATATTCGACAATGCGTCTGAAGCGCAACAAGCCTTACAACACTTAATGAACGCAGGCATTTCACAAGATAGAATTGATATTTCCACTCCCGGAACTGCCAGCGTTACCACCACCAACGATTATAACACCAGCAGCACTTATAATAACGACGATGACGACAGCGTAAGTAGATTCTTCCGGAATTTGTTTGGCTCCGACGATGATGACACCGTTAGAACTTACAGCGAAGTAGGTCGTCGGGGCTCTATTCTTACAGTACACGCCAATTCGGCTACTGAGGCCGATGAGGCTGCCCGGATTTTAGATCAATACGGAGCTGTAGATGTTGATGAGCGAGCTTCCCAATACCGGAGCGGAAACTACAATACCGATACCAACTTTAATACTGCCGATACTACTAACTCTACTGCTATTCCGATTATTGAAGAAGAATTGCAGGTTGGTAAACGCGTAGTGGAAACCGGTGGCGCCCGGATCAGAAGCCGGATTATTGAACGCCCCGTAGAAGAAAGCGTACGTTTGCGCGTAGAACACGTTCGTGTGGAGCGTAACCCGGTAAACCGTCCGGCTACCGAAGCCGATTTAGCTAATTTCCGCGAAGGCGAAATTGAATTAAGAGAGCAAGCCGAAGTGCCGGTAGTGGGCAAAGAAGCCCGCGTGGTAGAAGAAGTACGCTTGGGTAAAGACGTAGAAGAACGTCAGGAAACCATTCACGAAACCGTTCGCCGGACCGATGTAGAAGTGGAAAACCTGAGTGGTGATGTAGATAGTACCACCACCCATACCAACCGCACTACCAATAACCTAGACATGGACCGTAATCCTAATTTATAA
- a CDS encoding mechanosensitive ion channel family protein: MNHDFFDFNRYRETLTTFFVTYGARFLVAMLLLFIGLWVINRIVKFINREMITHNVDPSLRPFLRNVLNVALKILLIIAVISQLGMEMTSVFAVLGSAGLAIGLALQGSLANFAGGVLILALKPFRVGDYIEAQGVSGTVNLINILNTVIKTPENKTIYIPNGPLASSTIVNYDVESNRRADIRILIHYGNDVALAKNLIRQLIAQDNRILPEPAPQVVSENTDMGVNIYTRVWAAKGNVGGITNDFHDWIRSAFEKNGITIAYRDPNASR; the protein is encoded by the coding sequence ATGAACCACGATTTCTTTGACTTTAACCGGTACCGCGAAACCCTGACTACCTTTTTTGTAACCTACGGCGCCCGCTTTTTGGTAGCCATGCTGCTTTTGTTTATTGGCTTATGGGTGATAAACCGGATTGTAAAGTTTATTAACCGGGAAATGATAACCCACAACGTAGACCCATCGTTGCGGCCTTTTTTGCGCAATGTGTTAAACGTGGCATTAAAAATCCTGCTCATTATTGCGGTAATATCCCAACTGGGTATGGAAATGACCTCGGTGTTTGCCGTATTGGGTTCGGCGGGCTTGGCCATTGGTTTAGCTTTGCAGGGCAGCTTGGCGAATTTTGCCGGTGGAGTGCTGATACTGGCTTTAAAGCCGTTCCGGGTAGGCGATTACATTGAGGCGCAAGGCGTAAGCGGTACCGTAAACCTGATTAATATTTTAAATACGGTTATTAAAACTCCCGAAAATAAAACGATTTACATCCCTAATGGTCCGTTAGCCTCCAGCACCATCGTGAACTACGATGTAGAATCTAACCGGCGGGCCGATATCCGGATTTTGATTCATTATGGCAACGATGTAGCATTAGCAAAAAATTTGATTCGCCAGCTAATTGCCCAAGATAACCGCATTCTGCCGGAACCAGCGCCGCAGGTAGTTTCCGAAAACACCGATATGGGAGTAAATATCTATACCCGGGTTTGGGCTGCCAAAGGCAATGTGGGTGGCATCACCAACGACTTTCACGATTGGATTCGCTCAGCCTTCGAGAAAAACGGCATTACCATCGCCTACCGCGATCCCAACGCATCCCGGTAA